The following proteins are co-located in the Xyrauchen texanus isolate HMW12.3.18 chromosome 41, RBS_HiC_50CHRs, whole genome shotgun sequence genome:
- the LOC127634651 gene encoding lysozyme C-1-like, giving the protein MREAIVVVCLMWLSSCESIKLSHCDVVRIFKKEGLDGFEGFSVGNYVCTAFWESKYETHKVRKADTGKDYGVFQINSFKWCDDGTTGRKNKCNLPCADLLKDDLKASVECTKLIVKAEGLKAWDTWNSYCNGRKMSRWVSGCDDH; this is encoded by the exons ATGAGGGAGGCTATTGTGGTTGTGTGTCTGATGTGGCTGTCCTCATGTGAGAGCATCAAGCTGAGTCACTGTGATGTTGTCCGTATATTCAAGAAAGAGGGACTTGATGGCTTTGAAGGATTCTCAGTTGGCAACT ATGTGTGCACAGCCTTTTGGGAAAGCAAGTATGAGACCCATAAAGTGCGAAAGGCTGATACTGGCAAAGACTATGGCGTCTTTCAGATAAACAGTTTCAAATGGTGTGATGATGGCACTACAGGAAGAAAAAACAAGTGCAATTTGCCCTGTGCTG ATTTGCTAAAGGATGACCTGAAAGCTTCAGTTGAATGTACAAAGCTCATTGTGAAAGCTGAAGGCCTGAAAGCATG GGACACCTGGAATAGTTACTGTAATGGCCGTAAAATGTCACGCTGGGTGAGCGGTTGTGATGATCACTAA